The proteins below are encoded in one region of Belonocnema kinseyi isolate 2016_QV_RU_SX_M_011 chromosome 5, B_treatae_v1, whole genome shotgun sequence:
- the LOC117173577 gene encoding uncharacterized protein LOC117173577, translating into MEEHFKNGLGGGSLVEGDRFWILAYANDVVIVAKEEEVLENIIKGLEKYLEAKKLVLNVEKFKVLFFGRKNSGKKGRVVWKWRGEGIEEVKEFIYLGFVFKKNRNVRDHVKERIKRADMVMKKVWGKGEKLI; encoded by the coding sequence ATGGAGGAACATTTTAAGAATGGGTTAGGGGGAGGTTCACTGGTAGAAGGGGACAGATTTTGGATTTTAGCATACGCGAATGATGTGGTAATAGTAGCTAAAGAAGAAGAggttttggaaaatataataaaaggacTAGAGAAGTATTTAGAAGCaaagaaattggttttaaatgtagaaaagtttaagGTTTTGTTTTTTGGGAGAAAAAATAGTGGAAAGAAGGGAAGAGTGGTTTGGAAGTGGAGGGGAGAAGGTATTGAAGAAGTCAAGGAGTTTATATACCTGGgatttgtatttaagaaaaacAGGAATGTAAGAGATCACGTCAAAGAAAGAATTAAAAGAGCAGATATGGTCATGAAGAAAGTATGGGGCAAAGGGgaaaaacttatttaa
- the LOC117173578 gene encoding B1 bradykinin receptor-like — MHHLLDITLDSISYGETAVPLRLRRSAPLSNISYVSWNESYETLDYYEEPMEVCNSLYFVLDFSHQYYIPFIILLGLVGNLLSCVVFLNTHLKMRSSSYYLAALATADFTFLVTLLLVWLNSTVGWKVFNKDGWCEIIVYISSVCSSLSVWLIVAFTVERFIAVQYPLHRPHMCTIARAKAIVLFLVVLSLASHSYTFVTAGVVKMQDGSEVCEMKSEHLETMRIVSIVDSIASLIAPLVMIIVMNTMITRNLLRFSRRFKHDPGASCNQYPTSEININQIPVSV, encoded by the coding sequence ATGCATCACCTATTGGACATAACGCTGGACTCTATTAGTTACGGCGAAACAGCAGTTCCTTTGCGACTGCGAAGATCAGCTCCTTTATCAAACATCAGTTATGTTTCCTGGAATGAAAGTTACGAGACTCTGGACTATTATGAGGAGCCAATGGAAGTTTGTAATTCTCTCTACTTCGTGCTGGATTTTTCGCACCAGTACTACATACCATTTATCATTCTACTTGGGCTCGTGGGTAATTTATTATCCTGTGTGGTATTTCTAAACACGCACTTGAAGATGAGAAGTTCGAGCTACTACTTAGCAGCTTTGGCAACAGCAGATTTCACGTTTCTGGTGACGCTGTTGTTGGTCTGGTTGAACAGCACAGTCGGGTGGAAAGTGTTTAACAAAGACGGATGGTGTGAGATTATTGTGTATATTAGCTCAGTATGCAGCTCCCTTAGTGTTTGGCTGATAGTAGCGTTCACGGTGGAAAGGTTTATTGCAGTCCAATACCCTTTACACAGGCCACACATGTGTACAATTGCAAGAGCAAAGGCAATCGTTCTCTTCTTGGTGGTGCTATCATTGGCGAGTCATTCGTATACGTTTGTCACAGCGGGAGTAGTTAAAATGCAAGATGGGTCCGAAGTCTGTGAAATGAAGAGTGAGCACTTAGAGACAATGAGAATCGTGAGCATCGTTGATAGTATTGCAAGTTTGATAGCACCGTTAGTTATGATTATTGTAATGAACACAATGATTACTAGAAATCTGCTTAGATTTAGCAGGAGATTCAAACACGATCCTGGGGCCAGCTGCAACCAATATCCCACATCCGAAATCAATATCAATCAGATTCCGGTGAGTGTTTGA